The nucleotide window CGGGCGATCGAGGAACTACGGAATCAGGGCTACCAGGGTTCGATCACCCTGGTCGCGGCCGAGTCGAAGCTTCCGTACGAGCGGCCGGTGCTTTCCAAGGGCTACCTGCTCGGCAACGAACCGTTGGAGTCCGCGTTCGTTCATGATCAACAGTGGTTCGATGATCATCGGGTCGAGGTCGTGCTCGACGACCCGGCGGTCTCGATCGATCGTGATCAGCACCAGGTGAGCACCGCGTCGGGCCACACGATCGGCTACCACAAACTGTTGCTGGCAACCGGATCGGCGCCGCGCAAGCTGCCGCTGCCGGGGGCCGATGCCGACGGTGTCTACACCCTGCGCAACGTCGGCGACGCGGAGAAGATCAAGGCGGTGATCGAGTCCGGCGGCCCGTTGGTGATCATCGGCGGCGGCTGGATCGGTCTCGAGGTCGCGGCCGCGGCACGCGAGCACGGCGTCGAGGTGACCGTGCTGGAGGCCGCCGAGGAACCGCTGCTCGCGGTGATGGGGACCGAGGTGGCCAAGGTGTTCGCCGGCCTGCATCGTGAGCACGGCGTCAACCTGATCACCGGCGCGAAGGTGCAGGAGTTGATCACCGCGGACGGCCGGGTGACCGCGGTCCGCAGCGCCGACGCTGAGCACCCGGCGGCGGCGGTGATCATGGGCGTCGGGGCCGCACCGCGGCTGGACCTGGCCACCGACGCCGGGCTCGAAGTTGATCATGGTGTGCTGACCGACGCGTCGCTGCGCACCACCGACCCGGACGTGTACGCGGTCGGCGACATCGCCGCCGTCGACCATCCGCTGATCGACGGCCGGGTCCGGGTCGAGCACTGGGCCTGGGCCAACGACGGCGGTCCGGTGGCCGCCCGGGCGATGCTCGGCCAGGACGCGACCATGGACTTCCTGCCGTTCTTCTTCACCGACCAGTACGACCTCGGGATGGAGTACATCGGCTACCTGCCGCCGCACAGCGACGCCCGGGTCGAGCTGCGCGGCGACGTGCCGGGCCGCGCGTTCGCGGCGTACTGGATTGTCCAGGACAAGGTGGTGGCCGGCATGCACGTCAACCTGTGGGACACCGGCATCGATCCGATCAAGGAGATCGTGCTGTCCGGCGACCCGTCCCGGATCGCGTGAGCAACACAAAGCGGTAAGAATGTCGGAGCAGATAGCCCGAACCCCCACAAAACAAGGGGTTAGGGCCATCTGCTCCTACGTTTACCCGCTAGCGCAGTGCGAGCGAGCGGCTGATGATGCCGTTCAGATCGGTCTGATCGATCAGGCCGACCACATTGCCTGCTTCGGGCCCGTACGCGGCCACCCGCAGCTGGGTGCCGGTGTGCTGTTGACTGCCGCCGGCCTCGGCGGTGTTGTAGGAGACAACCATCTCCGAGCCCTCGCGGGTCTTCAGCTTGGTGGTCAGCCCAGGGGTGTTGCCGTCCACGATCTGGCTGGTGTGGGCGTGGTCTGCGGTGACGATCACCAGCGTGTGGCCGTCCTTCTCGGCGAACTGCAACGCCTTCTGCACGGCCAGGTCGAGTTGTTCGGTCTCACCGATCTGCCCGCACGCGTTGGCGGCGTGGTCCTGCTTGTCGATCGAGGCGCTCTCCACCTGCAGGAAGAAGCCGTTCTTCTTGCCGGCCTTGTTGCCGGACAGCAGGTTGATCGCCTTGTTGGTCATCGCCGGCAGCGCCGGCACCTGGGCGAAGTCGGGGTTGCGGGTGCAGGTCTGGGCTGCCTCGAGCGCGCCGCCGTGGGTGGCCGTGGACGGGGCGAACTTGACCGGCATGTTGCCCGGCGCCATCACCGCCAGCAGCGGCCGGTC belongs to Microlunatus elymi and includes:
- a CDS encoding NAD(P)/FAD-dependent oxidoreductase encodes the protein MSDSDAGMVIVGGGLGGVRAIEELRNQGYQGSITLVAAESKLPYERPVLSKGYLLGNEPLESAFVHDQQWFDDHRVEVVLDDPAVSIDRDQHQVSTASGHTIGYHKLLLATGSAPRKLPLPGADADGVYTLRNVGDAEKIKAVIESGGPLVIIGGGWIGLEVAAAAREHGVEVTVLEAAEEPLLAVMGTEVAKVFAGLHREHGVNLITGAKVQELITADGRVTAVRSADAEHPAAAVIMGVGAAPRLDLATDAGLEVDHGVLTDASLRTTDPDVYAVGDIAAVDHPLIDGRVRVEHWAWANDGGPVAARAMLGQDATMDFLPFFFTDQYDLGMEYIGYLPPHSDARVELRGDVPGRAFAAYWIVQDKVVAGMHVNLWDTGIDPIKEIVLSGDPSRIA